ACTTCCGTCACGATCTGGAACGTGAGATTGATCTGATTGAAGAAGTCATCCGGTTGAACGGTTATGACAATATCCCGCTGAGCATGCCGCACGGCGGGGCCGATTGCCAACTGCTGCCGCGTTCCAGGAAACTTGCCAATCTGACGCGTGACCACTTTGTGGCCGCCGGATATTCGGAGCTGATTAACTATTCATTCGTCTCCCCCGCGAGCTGGGATCAGGTGCAACTCCCCGCTGACGACCCGCGCCGCGCCACTGTTAACGTGCTGAACCCTCTCACTGACGAGCAGTCGGTGATGCGCACCTCACTGGTACCGAGCGTACTGCACTCAGTTGCTGGCAATCTGGCCTATCGAACCCTTGATCTGCGCCTCTTTGAACTGCGTCCGGTGTTTCATCCGCATCACGATGCAGAGTTGCCGATCGAACAACTGCGTCTCTGTGCAGCGCTGTGCGGACGTCGTGAGCCGCAAGGTTGGGCGCACGGTGACGATACAGTCGATTTTTATGATCTTAAAGGGGTACTGGAAAACCTTTTGGCAACGTTGCATATCAATGACGTCACCTGGCAGGGGGATGCAAGTGATGTTTTTTTACATCCCGGCAAGTCGTGTACACTGCGATCGGGAGAGAGCGTGTTGGGAACCCTCGGTGAAGTTCATCCTCGCGTGCTGGCGAATTTTGATATTGATACGCCGGTGATCATTCTCGACCTGAATATGGCTGTGCTGATCTCCCGAACGGGTGACCACCCCGGCTTCAAACCGGTGTCGCGCTTCCCGGTGTTGCAACGTGATACTGCTTTGCTGGTGGCAGATATGCTTCCGGCATGTGATATTCTCGAGGTTGTGGCGAAGTCCAGAATTCGTGATATCGAAGATGTTGTTATCTTTGACCTGTACTGTGGCAAGGGGATCCCGGAGGGGAAAAAAAGTGTTGCCATTCGCGTCAGTTATCGCTCGGTGGAGAAGACATTAACCGATGATGAAATTAATGCAGCGCACGGAAAACTGGTCAATAAGCTGTGTCAGCAGCTTGAGGCAGAAATACGTTAAAAAATGTTGCCTTGACAATTTTCCTGTGCTATATAAAATCCTGTAAATTCAATAACCTGTGAAGTTGAGTTGCGGGGAGGTTGTATGACTAAAGCGGATTTGATTGAAAATATTTATTTGAAGACCGGTTTTTCCAAGAAGGAGTCCGCTGAAATTGTTGAGCAGGTTTTTGATCTCATCAAGTCGACTCTTGAAAATGGTGAGAAAATCAAGGTGGCCGGTTTTGGCAACTTCGTGGTCAAGGAAAAGTCTTCCCGGCGGGGACGCAACCCGCAAACGGGCGATGAAATAGAGATTACTTCACGTAAAATTCTGACGTTCAAACCGAGTCAGGTTCTTAAATCAATGATCAATGACCAGTGACTGAAATCGGTCGCTGATGAGCGTTGAAATTCCTGATAAATTGTATTTCAAGATCGGTGAAGTTGCCGAGATAACGGGCGTCAAACCACATGTATTGCGCTACTGGGAGTCAGAATTTGGCTCCTTTCGTCCTTCCAAAAGTCGCAGCCGGCAACGTCTCTACCAGCGCCGCGACATAGAACTTGCCCTTTCATTAAAAGAGCTGTTATATCATCAGGGGTTCACCATCGCCGGGGCCAGAAAGCAGCTGCGTTCTGCCGGTCGTGACACCCCTGAGAAAATTGATCTTTCGCTCGGCGTTACGCACGAGCGCCAGTTACTTCAGGATGTTTGTGCCGATCTGCGCAGGCTGCGTCGAACTCTTGATCTGCCACCTCATAATGATAAATAGCGGTTGATATCCCCTTGTTGATTCTGGTTACCAATGATGACGGTATTCATGCTCCCGGCATCAACGCCCTGGCCACACGACTTGAAGCACTGGGTCGGGTCGTTGTGGTTGCGCCAGACCGTGAACGTAGCGCCGCCGGACATTCCCTAACGCTTCATTCTCCCCTTCGTGCTGAACTGCTGGTGACTGATCGTTATGCGGTTGATGGCACCCCGACCGATTGTGTCAATCTCGGCATTCATGGTCTTCTGCCCCGGCGCCCCGATCTGGTCGTTTCCGGCATTAATCACGGCAGTAACCTCGGTGACGACATTACCTATTCCGGGACTGTTGCAGCGGCCTTTGAGGCCACGTTGATGGGGGTTCCCTCACTGGCTGTTTCGTTGCAAATAACTCCTGAAATTGATGTCAATTTTTCGCGTGCAGCAGATGTCGCTGCCTTGCTGGCGGGGGAGGTGCTGGCACATACACTTCCTGCTGATACGTTTCTG
This region of Desulfuromonadaceae bacterium genomic DNA includes:
- a CDS encoding integration host factor subunit alpha yields the protein MTKADLIENIYLKTGFSKKESAEIVEQVFDLIKSTLENGEKIKVAGFGNFVVKEKSSRRGRNPQTGDEIEITSRKILTFKPSQVLKSMINDQ
- a CDS encoding MerR family transcriptional regulator, whose product is MSVEIPDKLYFKIGEVAEITGVKPHVLRYWESEFGSFRPSKSRSRQRLYQRRDIELALSLKELLYHQGFTIAGARKQLRSAGRDTPEKIDLSLGVTHERQLLQDVCADLRRLRRTLDLPPHNDK
- the surE gene encoding 5'/3'-nucleotidase SurE — translated: MLILVTNDDGIHAPGINALATRLEALGRVVVVAPDRERSAAGHSLTLHSPLRAELLVTDRYAVDGTPTDCVNLGIHGLLPRRPDLVVSGINHGSNLGDDITYSGTVAAAFEATLMGVPSLAVSLQITPEIDVNFSRAADVAALLAGEVLAHTLPADTFLNINVPPGDPLGLRLTRQGKRFYSDVVVEKIDPRGRKYYWLGGGDPGFENTEGTDFNAVAEGFVSVTPLHLDLTNYRSFKRLHSWGLEEMFTGYRRQWTGGGDE